From one Sparus aurata chromosome 16, fSpaAur1.1, whole genome shotgun sequence genomic stretch:
- the rab11fip5a gene encoding uncharacterized protein rab11fip5a isoform X3 — translation MSSLTVEDDQKWLPTHVQVTVLRGRGLRGKGKHGTSDVYTIIQLGKEKYSTGVAEKTTEPEWREECSFELHPGVLDTGGRSGYPAGSNELVLTVMHRAVMGMDVFLGQAVIQLDKLFLESRCAKNEWYRLNSKTGKKEKERGDIQVTIQFTRNNLTASMYDLVMKDKSASTFVKLKERIKGKRRSSDDDASSAVLPGGYGTLCRMRQRLPSDGGGEEDYEDDEGGEARRSKMRTFFLRGKLRKSSDTRSSTSLGSESSESSSRGGSLSPTAGISVVVSDLSNSPSNSSNLTADNSPEHTGDTSPKSSSSLKCEYGDDPGEITIAVPLPTVYVNGSHVYDVQPLDPGSGKPAGSLGLGLLQKSLPLSMSLQNLSPRAKTDLPKGPVGDGRRWSFDKPDEEEKAAIAAALEQSGPMLADEEEEEEEQVRQAAPPKVASSAVESESRGKKQRRNLFSHGKSESAGKGHSQSRDESEQASAVTEEKHRGWFGSKDSHSKPSSRPPIATLFPQASNPNTTLTLTGSIDDTDARSDVMAKVEKQPLPPTPAEGVTPLSRRPSNPFMSVGELEADSEWDESFEAFAAGRLQSPEDLTTDCKTQQNTLSDDPLEHCNNKGALLPVTDDTLLHQPYADFGFEAHKANSQVTNTNMHHFDSFAQFLETIPEHTSFESENTTLNTSPNSAELAACTETNQANNTANTNDTNMHQASSVKLNSSSPDPGSSGLGSSAEEDFLSCVSSYSDKFSASSSEEAETQNFENINFEKSSESTVVKPSESEDDIIDSSVDVDRHGDVDEKVDLTVLEQPSITESETPKLSELQPKSNVSLESDNEHREEETGEFDRSLAEVLNDSSVSESNTNNEMTSRPSLDIRTSSPDVRQSSVDTESTPLEVKDASSPLPYGLDLLNTSRTGNSPCHGFDDVPELSELEPKSIVSSKSDNEHEEKDEGEPNGSEVLKDSSVSVSIPTEVVTPVDELCSTRPSLHIVTSSPEVRQSSSDIESNTLGGKEASSPLTFGFDLLNTSSIANSPSKGFDDTLSHTRASDLSSSSFLQSLYVSIDSEDYQTCVSHPASEFSMDSYQNETLHSANSTLCGELSEIQTTVDAASDQQLSTNACKPSIEEVNQTDPAQDFGAEERTATLEPSFTMDGDFDFLPVALTDSQRKITEGGIDEFSKCPQVQSAPLHRSHSEGTLTPALDEILLPSFGSDPGAIQEFSSADPCPDLPPLTSFAPSLTPDSSSFPVALCSLSPLANATARSPPSVARAAAPKPIAEETQQEQAANQENSPHPVKPLTTAMLADEKRTEGRSVLATGLEKLKSTIHPGRSSQLSEQEADKKKCLVTEGAGSYYHLNHSELVALLVQREADLERQKAEFERQKLLLAKREVELRKLKPQVRDLEDYIDTLLVRIMEQKPTLLQVRTKLK, via the exons ATGTCCTCGCTAACCGTGGAGGACGACCAGAAATGGTTACCGACACACGTCCAGGTGACGGTGCTGAGAGGCAGGGGCTTACGGGGCAAGGGCAAGCACGGCACCAGCGACGTGTACACCATCATCCAGCTGGGGAAGGAGAAATACTCGACCGGCGTGGCGGAGAAGACCACCGAGCCGGAGTGGAGGGAGGAGTGCTCGTTCGAGCTGCACCCCGGCGTGCTGGACACCGGCGGGCGGAGCGGCTACCCGGCCGGGAGCAACGAGCTCGTCCTCACCGTGATGCACCGGGCAGTCATGGGCATGGACGTGTTCCTCGGACAGGCGGTGATCCAGCTGGACAAGCTGTTTCTGGAGAGCCGATGCGCTAAAAACGA GTGGTACCGCCTCAACTCGAAGACggggaagaaggagaaggagcgaGGAGACATTCAAGTCACCATCCAGTTCACCAGAAACAACCTGACAGCCAGCATGTACGACCTGGTCATGAAGGACAAGAGCGCCTCCACCTTCGTCAAGCTGAAAGAGCGCATAAAGGGGAAGAGGAGATCCAGCGACGATGACGCCTCGTCCGCCGTCCTGCCAGGTGGTTACGGGACCCTTTGCCGGATGCGGCAACGGCTGCCGAGCGACGGAGGCGGGGAGGAGGACTACGAGGACGACGAGGGGGGCGAGGCCCGGAGGAGCAAGATGAGGACCTTCTTTCTAAGAGGGAAGCTGAGGAAGTCGTCGGACACGCGCTCCAGCACGTCGCTCGGCTCGGAGAGCAGCGAGTCGTCATCGCGGGGTGGGAGCCTCAGCCCCACGGCCGGCATCAGCGTGGTGGTCTCTGATCTGTCCAACTCGCCCAGTAACAGCAGCAACCTGACAGCTGATAACAGCCCAG AGCACACAGGCGACACGTCGCCCAAGTCTTCGTCCTCTCTCAAATGTGAGTATGGTGATGATCCCGGCGAGATCACCATCGCAGTGCCTCTGCCCACTGTGTACGTTAACGGAAGCCATGTGTACGACGTCCAGCCGCTGGACCCAGGCTCAGGGAAACCTGCAGGATCTTTAGGCCTGGGACTGTTGCAGAAGTCTTTGCCTCTCTCCATGTCTCTACAGAACCTCAGCCCGCGGGCTAAAACAGATCTCCCCAAAGGCCCCGTGGGAGACGGGCGCCGCTGGTCTTTCGACAAGCCCGACGAGGAGGAGAAGGCAGCCATAGCAGCGGCCCTGGAGCAGAGCGGCCCCATGCTGgctgatgaagaagaagaagaagaagagcaggtTAGACAGGCTGCTCCACCTAAAGTCGCCTCCTCCGCCGTGGAGTCTGAAAGCCGGGGgaaaaagcagaggaggaacTTGTTCTCTCACGGGAAGAGTGAGTCTGCAGGGAAGGGGCACAGTCAGTCCAGGGATGAGTCTGAACAGGCCTCCGCTGTCACTGAGGAGAAACACAGGGGATGGTTCGGATCAAAGGACTCGCACAGCAAAcccag CTCCCGGCCCCCCATAGCCACACTCTTTCCGCAGGCGAGTAACCCTAACACCACCCTGACTCTGACGGGCTCCATCGATGATACAGACGCAAGGAGCGACGTGATGGCTAAAGTTGAGAAGCAACCGCTTCCTCCGACTCCCGCGGAAGGGGTGACACCTTTAAGCAGGAGGCCGTCCAACCCTTTTATGTCTGTCGGGGAGCTGGAAGCGGATTCAGAGTGGGACGAGTCCTTTGAAGCATTTGCAGCTGGCAGGCTGCAGTCTCCTGAGGATCTGACCACAGATtgcaaaacacagcaaaacacactcagtgacgATCCACTGGAACACTGCAATAACAAAGGGGCATTACTCCCCGTAACAGATGACACACTACTTCATCAACCTTACGCAGATTTTGGATTCGAAGCGCATAAAGCCAACAGCCAGGTGACCAACACTAACATGCATCACTTTGACTCATTTGCACAATTTCTGGAGACGATCCCAGAGCACACAAGCTTTGAAAGTGAAAACACGACTTTAAATACTTCTCCTAACTCAGCAGAACTGGCTGCTTGCACTGAGACTAATCAAGCTAACAATACTGCTAACACTAACGACACAAATATGCATCAAGCCTCGTCCGTAAAGCTCAACAGCAGCTCTCCAGATCCTGGTTCGTCAGGACTCGGCAGTTCAGCAGAAGAGGACTTCCTCTCATGCGTCTCCTCGTATTCGGACAAATTCTCTGCATCTTCCTCCGAGGAAGCTGAGACGCAgaactttgaaaacatcaactttgagAAATCCTCAGAGTCAACTGTGGTCAAGCCCTCAGAATCTGAAGACGACATCATAGACAGTTCAGTTGATGTAGACCGCCACGGGGATGTTGATGAAAAGGTAGATCTAACTGTTCTGGAGCAGCCTTCGATCACTGAAAGCGAGACACCAAAACTCTCAGAACTACAACCCAAGTCAAACGTCTCTCTAGAGTCCGACAATGAACATAGAGAGGAAGAAACGGGTGAATTTGACAGATCTCTTGCAGAAGTATTAAATGATTCCTCTGTATCTGAAAGCAACACTAACAATGAGATGACCTCACGCCCGTCTTTAGACATCAGAACCTCCTCTCCGGATGTGAGACAGAGTTCAGTTGACACCGAGAGCACTCCCTTAGAAGTGAAGGATGCCAGTTCTCCGCTACCATATGGGCTTGATTTACTCAACACCAGTCGCACCGGGAACAGTCCCTGCCATGGCTTCGACGACGTGCCAGAACTCTCAGAACTAGAACCAAAATCAATCGTCTCTTCAAAGTCTGACAATGAACACGAAGAGAAAGACGAAGGTGAACCAAACGGATCAGAGGTGTTAAAAGATTCCTCTGTATCTGTAAGTATTCCGACAGAAGTGGTGACTCCAGTTGATGAACTCTGCTCCACACGCCCGTCATTACACATCGTAACCTCTTCTCCAGAGGTGAGGCAGAGTTCGTCCGACATTGAGAGCAATACTTTAGGAGGGAAGGAAgcaagttctcctttaacattcGGGTTCGATCTCCTCAACACCAGTTCCATTGCGAACAGCCCTAGCAAAGGCTTCGACGACACACTGTCGCACACTCGAGCATCCgatctgagcagcagcagctttcttCAGAGCCTTTATGTCAGCATCGACTCGGAGGACTACCAAACCTGTGTGTCTCACCCAGCCTCCGAATTCTCTATGGACTCGTATCAGAACGAGACACTACACTCCGCAAACTCAACGCTCTGTGGCGAGCTGAGTGAGATCCAGACGACTGTTGATGCTGCTTCAGACCAACAACTTTCAACAAATGCATGCAAGCCGTCTATCGAAGAAGTCAACCAAACTGATCCAGCTCAAGATTTTGGCGCTGAGGAAAGAACAGCAACTCTCGAGCCAAGTTTCACGATGGACGGTGACTTTGATTTCCTTCCTGTGGCGTTGACGGACTCTCAACGGAAGATTACCGAAGGAGGTATAGACGAGTTCTCGAAATGTCCTCAGGTACAAAGTGCTCCGCTACACCGCTCCCACTCTGAGGGCACCCTGACGCCCGCCCTGGACGAGATCCTCCTGCCCTCCTTTGGGAGCGACCCCGGCGCCATCCAGGAGTTCTCTTCAGCTGATCCTTGCCCTGACCTCCCCCCTCTGACTTCCTTTGCTCCTTCCTTAACTCCTGACAGTAGTAGCTTCCCTGTAGcgctctgttctctctctccccttgcCAACGCTACGGCGAGGTCACCACCCAGCGTGGCGCGGGCCGCCGCGCCAAAACCAATCGCTGAGGAGACCCAGCAGGAGCAGGCAGCCAATCAGGAGAACAG CCCCCACCCAGTGAAGCCCCTGACCACTGCCATGCTGGCTGACGAGAAGCGGACTGAGGGCCGGTCAGTGCTGGCCACCGGACTGGAGAAGCTCAAGTCCACCATCCACCCGGGGAGGAGCAGCCAGCTCAGCGAGCAGGAGGCGGACAAGAAGAAG TGTCTGGTGACGGAAGGAGCCGGCTCGTACTACCACCTGAACCACAGCGAACTGGTCGCCCTGCTGGTGCAGCGGGAGGCCGACCTGGAGAGGCAGAAGGCGGAGTTTGAGCGGCAGAAACTTTTGCTGGCCAAGCGGGAGGTGGAGCTGAGGAAGCTGAAGCCGCAGGTCAGAGATCTGGAGGACTACATTGACACGCTGCTGGTGCGCATCATGGAGCAGAAGCCCACTCTCCTGCAAGTGCGCACCAAGTTAAAGTGA
- the rab11fip5a gene encoding rab11 family-interacting protein 1 isoform X1 encodes MSSLTVEDDQKWLPTHVQVTVLRGRGLRGKGKHGTSDVYTIIQLGKEKYSTGVAEKTTEPEWREECSFELHPGVLDTGGRSGYPAGSNELVLTVMHRAVMGMDVFLGQAVIQLDKLFLESRCAKNEWYRLNSKTGKKEKERGDIQVTIQFTRNNLTASMYDLVMKDKSASTFVKLKERIKGKRRSSDDDASSAVLPGGYGTLCRMRQRLPSDGGGEEDYEDDEGGEARRSKMRTFFLRGKLRKSSDTRSSTSLGSESSESSSRGGSLSPTAGISVVVSDLSNSPSNSSNLTADNSPEHTGDTSPKSSSSLKCEYGDDPGEITIAVPLPTVYVNGSHVYDVQPLDPGSGKPAGSLGLGLLQKSLPLSMSLQNLSPRAKTDLPKGPVGDGRRWSFDKPDEEEKAAIAAALEQSGPMLADEEEEEEEQVRQAAPPKVASSAVESESRGKKQRRNLFSHGKSESAGKGHSQSRDESEQASAVTEEKHRGWFGSKDSHSKPSLVVSPKVVPSTDPHPPPLPPSHHPSGPPVDPLVSPLHHSNPFSPSQSTSPPLSPCNPFFSLLQHNPFYEDMLTAQPLKPSLPPLPYLSSSRPPIATLFPQASNPNTTLTLTGSIDDTDARSDVMAKVEKQPLPPTPAEGVTPLSRRPSNPFMSVGELEADSEWDESFEAFAAGRLQSPEDLTTDCKTQQNTLSDDPLEHCNNKGALLPVTDDTLLHQPYADFGFEAHKANSQVTNTNMHHFDSFAQFLETIPEHTSFESENTTLNTSPNSAELAACTETNQANNTANTNDTNMHQASSVKLNSSSPDPGSSGLGSSAEEDFLSCVSSYSDKFSASSSEEAETQNFENINFEKSSESTVVKPSESEDDIIDSSVDVDRHGDVDEKVDLTVLEQPSITESETPKLSELQPKSNVSLESDNEHREEETGEFDRSLAEVLNDSSVSESNTNNEMTSRPSLDIRTSSPDVRQSSVDTESTPLEVKDASSPLPYGLDLLNTSRTGNSPCHGFDDVPELSELEPKSIVSSKSDNEHEEKDEGEPNGSEVLKDSSVSVSIPTEVVTPVDELCSTRPSLHIVTSSPEVRQSSSDIESNTLGGKEASSPLTFGFDLLNTSSIANSPSKGFDDTLSHTRASDLSSSSFLQSLYVSIDSEDYQTCVSHPASEFSMDSYQNETLHSANSTLCGELSEIQTTVDAASDQQLSTNACKPSIEEVNQTDPAQDFGAEERTATLEPSFTMDGDFDFLPVALTDSQRKITEGGIDEFSKCPQVQSAPLHRSHSEGTLTPALDEILLPSFGSDPGAIQEFSSADPCPDLPPLTSFAPSLTPDSSSFPVALCSLSPLANATARSPPSVARAAAPKPIAEETQQEQAANQENSPHPVKPLTTAMLADEKRTEGRSVLATGLEKLKSTIHPGRSSQLSEQEADKKKCLVTEGAGSYYHLNHSELVALLVQREADLERQKAEFERQKLLLAKREVELRKLKPQVRDLEDYIDTLLVRIMEQKPTLLQVRTKLK; translated from the exons ATGTCCTCGCTAACCGTGGAGGACGACCAGAAATGGTTACCGACACACGTCCAGGTGACGGTGCTGAGAGGCAGGGGCTTACGGGGCAAGGGCAAGCACGGCACCAGCGACGTGTACACCATCATCCAGCTGGGGAAGGAGAAATACTCGACCGGCGTGGCGGAGAAGACCACCGAGCCGGAGTGGAGGGAGGAGTGCTCGTTCGAGCTGCACCCCGGCGTGCTGGACACCGGCGGGCGGAGCGGCTACCCGGCCGGGAGCAACGAGCTCGTCCTCACCGTGATGCACCGGGCAGTCATGGGCATGGACGTGTTCCTCGGACAGGCGGTGATCCAGCTGGACAAGCTGTTTCTGGAGAGCCGATGCGCTAAAAACGA GTGGTACCGCCTCAACTCGAAGACggggaagaaggagaaggagcgaGGAGACATTCAAGTCACCATCCAGTTCACCAGAAACAACCTGACAGCCAGCATGTACGACCTGGTCATGAAGGACAAGAGCGCCTCCACCTTCGTCAAGCTGAAAGAGCGCATAAAGGGGAAGAGGAGATCCAGCGACGATGACGCCTCGTCCGCCGTCCTGCCAGGTGGTTACGGGACCCTTTGCCGGATGCGGCAACGGCTGCCGAGCGACGGAGGCGGGGAGGAGGACTACGAGGACGACGAGGGGGGCGAGGCCCGGAGGAGCAAGATGAGGACCTTCTTTCTAAGAGGGAAGCTGAGGAAGTCGTCGGACACGCGCTCCAGCACGTCGCTCGGCTCGGAGAGCAGCGAGTCGTCATCGCGGGGTGGGAGCCTCAGCCCCACGGCCGGCATCAGCGTGGTGGTCTCTGATCTGTCCAACTCGCCCAGTAACAGCAGCAACCTGACAGCTGATAACAGCCCAG AGCACACAGGCGACACGTCGCCCAAGTCTTCGTCCTCTCTCAAATGTGAGTATGGTGATGATCCCGGCGAGATCACCATCGCAGTGCCTCTGCCCACTGTGTACGTTAACGGAAGCCATGTGTACGACGTCCAGCCGCTGGACCCAGGCTCAGGGAAACCTGCAGGATCTTTAGGCCTGGGACTGTTGCAGAAGTCTTTGCCTCTCTCCATGTCTCTACAGAACCTCAGCCCGCGGGCTAAAACAGATCTCCCCAAAGGCCCCGTGGGAGACGGGCGCCGCTGGTCTTTCGACAAGCCCGACGAGGAGGAGAAGGCAGCCATAGCAGCGGCCCTGGAGCAGAGCGGCCCCATGCTGgctgatgaagaagaagaagaagaagagcaggtTAGACAGGCTGCTCCACCTAAAGTCGCCTCCTCCGCCGTGGAGTCTGAAAGCCGGGGgaaaaagcagaggaggaacTTGTTCTCTCACGGGAAGAGTGAGTCTGCAGGGAAGGGGCACAGTCAGTCCAGGGATGAGTCTGAACAGGCCTCCGCTGTCACTGAGGAGAAACACAGGGGATGGTTCGGATCAAAGGACTCGCACAGCAAAcccag CCTGGTGGTGTCACCTAAAGTAGTGCCCAGCACTGACCCCCACCCACCACCCCTCCCACCTAGCCACCACCCCTCGGGCCCCCCTGTAGATCCTCTGGTTTCTCCACTGCATCACTCTAACCCTTTCAGCCCCTCACAGAGCACATCGCCTCCCCTCTCCCCCTGCAaccctttcttctctctcctccagcacAACCCTTTCTATGAAGACATGCTTACCGCTCAGCCCCTAAAACCTTCGCTGCCTCCTCTGCCCTATCTCTCCAGCTCCCGGCCCCCCATAGCCACACTCTTTCCGCAGGCGAGTAACCCTAACACCACCCTGACTCTGACGGGCTCCATCGATGATACAGACGCAAGGAGCGACGTGATGGCTAAAGTTGAGAAGCAACCGCTTCCTCCGACTCCCGCGGAAGGGGTGACACCTTTAAGCAGGAGGCCGTCCAACCCTTTTATGTCTGTCGGGGAGCTGGAAGCGGATTCAGAGTGGGACGAGTCCTTTGAAGCATTTGCAGCTGGCAGGCTGCAGTCTCCTGAGGATCTGACCACAGATtgcaaaacacagcaaaacacactcagtgacgATCCACTGGAACACTGCAATAACAAAGGGGCATTACTCCCCGTAACAGATGACACACTACTTCATCAACCTTACGCAGATTTTGGATTCGAAGCGCATAAAGCCAACAGCCAGGTGACCAACACTAACATGCATCACTTTGACTCATTTGCACAATTTCTGGAGACGATCCCAGAGCACACAAGCTTTGAAAGTGAAAACACGACTTTAAATACTTCTCCTAACTCAGCAGAACTGGCTGCTTGCACTGAGACTAATCAAGCTAACAATACTGCTAACACTAACGACACAAATATGCATCAAGCCTCGTCCGTAAAGCTCAACAGCAGCTCTCCAGATCCTGGTTCGTCAGGACTCGGCAGTTCAGCAGAAGAGGACTTCCTCTCATGCGTCTCCTCGTATTCGGACAAATTCTCTGCATCTTCCTCCGAGGAAGCTGAGACGCAgaactttgaaaacatcaactttgagAAATCCTCAGAGTCAACTGTGGTCAAGCCCTCAGAATCTGAAGACGACATCATAGACAGTTCAGTTGATGTAGACCGCCACGGGGATGTTGATGAAAAGGTAGATCTAACTGTTCTGGAGCAGCCTTCGATCACTGAAAGCGAGACACCAAAACTCTCAGAACTACAACCCAAGTCAAACGTCTCTCTAGAGTCCGACAATGAACATAGAGAGGAAGAAACGGGTGAATTTGACAGATCTCTTGCAGAAGTATTAAATGATTCCTCTGTATCTGAAAGCAACACTAACAATGAGATGACCTCACGCCCGTCTTTAGACATCAGAACCTCCTCTCCGGATGTGAGACAGAGTTCAGTTGACACCGAGAGCACTCCCTTAGAAGTGAAGGATGCCAGTTCTCCGCTACCATATGGGCTTGATTTACTCAACACCAGTCGCACCGGGAACAGTCCCTGCCATGGCTTCGACGACGTGCCAGAACTCTCAGAACTAGAACCAAAATCAATCGTCTCTTCAAAGTCTGACAATGAACACGAAGAGAAAGACGAAGGTGAACCAAACGGATCAGAGGTGTTAAAAGATTCCTCTGTATCTGTAAGTATTCCGACAGAAGTGGTGACTCCAGTTGATGAACTCTGCTCCACACGCCCGTCATTACACATCGTAACCTCTTCTCCAGAGGTGAGGCAGAGTTCGTCCGACATTGAGAGCAATACTTTAGGAGGGAAGGAAgcaagttctcctttaacattcGGGTTCGATCTCCTCAACACCAGTTCCATTGCGAACAGCCCTAGCAAAGGCTTCGACGACACACTGTCGCACACTCGAGCATCCgatctgagcagcagcagctttcttCAGAGCCTTTATGTCAGCATCGACTCGGAGGACTACCAAACCTGTGTGTCTCACCCAGCCTCCGAATTCTCTATGGACTCGTATCAGAACGAGACACTACACTCCGCAAACTCAACGCTCTGTGGCGAGCTGAGTGAGATCCAGACGACTGTTGATGCTGCTTCAGACCAACAACTTTCAACAAATGCATGCAAGCCGTCTATCGAAGAAGTCAACCAAACTGATCCAGCTCAAGATTTTGGCGCTGAGGAAAGAACAGCAACTCTCGAGCCAAGTTTCACGATGGACGGTGACTTTGATTTCCTTCCTGTGGCGTTGACGGACTCTCAACGGAAGATTACCGAAGGAGGTATAGACGAGTTCTCGAAATGTCCTCAGGTACAAAGTGCTCCGCTACACCGCTCCCACTCTGAGGGCACCCTGACGCCCGCCCTGGACGAGATCCTCCTGCCCTCCTTTGGGAGCGACCCCGGCGCCATCCAGGAGTTCTCTTCAGCTGATCCTTGCCCTGACCTCCCCCCTCTGACTTCCTTTGCTCCTTCCTTAACTCCTGACAGTAGTAGCTTCCCTGTAGcgctctgttctctctctccccttgcCAACGCTACGGCGAGGTCACCACCCAGCGTGGCGCGGGCCGCCGCGCCAAAACCAATCGCTGAGGAGACCCAGCAGGAGCAGGCAGCCAATCAGGAGAACAG CCCCCACCCAGTGAAGCCCCTGACCACTGCCATGCTGGCTGACGAGAAGCGGACTGAGGGCCGGTCAGTGCTGGCCACCGGACTGGAGAAGCTCAAGTCCACCATCCACCCGGGGAGGAGCAGCCAGCTCAGCGAGCAGGAGGCGGACAAGAAGAAG TGTCTGGTGACGGAAGGAGCCGGCTCGTACTACCACCTGAACCACAGCGAACTGGTCGCCCTGCTGGTGCAGCGGGAGGCCGACCTGGAGAGGCAGAAGGCGGAGTTTGAGCGGCAGAAACTTTTGCTGGCCAAGCGGGAGGTGGAGCTGAGGAAGCTGAAGCCGCAGGTCAGAGATCTGGAGGACTACATTGACACGCTGCTGGTGCGCATCATGGAGCAGAAGCCCACTCTCCTGCAAGTGCGCACCAAGTTAAAGTGA